In one Rhopalosiphum padi isolate XX-2018 chromosome 3, ASM2088224v1, whole genome shotgun sequence genomic region, the following are encoded:
- the LOC132925864 gene encoding uncharacterized protein LOC132925864 → MRSTRKWESDKTGKGFVNFLINSLPFEAHVPKYQYCGPGTKLKKRLDRGDKGINPLDTACRDHDIVYETSKNLEDRHNADKVLELRAWERFKAKDTPRKEKIVAYAVANTMKAKRKIGMGCKGKRGRVNKIKNGTRAAIKKKKVKKNYRGKRLILAPGQTGGTIPLIPIFAGLSALGSLMSGSASVYNAIQNSKRKKCNGLKNKGSRKKTDENVT, encoded by the coding sequence ATGCGTTCAACACGTAAGTGGGAATCAGATAAGACTGGCAAAGGTTTCGTAAATTTCCTTATAAATAGTCTCCCGTTTGAAGCCCATGTTCCAAAATATCAGTATTGTGGACCTGgtacgaaattaaaaaagagGTTAGATCGTGGCGATAAAGGAATAAACCCATTGGATACTGCATGTCGTGATCACGATATTGTGTATGAAACTAGCAAAAATTTAGAAGATAGACATAACGCTGATAAGGTGTTAGAACTCCGTGCTTGGGAAAGATTTAAAGCAAAAGATACACCTAGAAAAGAGAAAATTGTAGCGTACGCAGTAGCTAACACAATGAAAGCTAAAAGAAAAATAGGTATGGGCTGTAAAGGTAAACGGGGacgtgttaataaaataaaaaatgggacACGAgctgcgataaaaaaaaaaaaggttaagaaaaattatagagGTAAAAGACTGATTCTAGCACCAGGTCAGACAGGTGGTACAATTCCCTTAATACCTATTTTCGCAGGATTATCAGCACTTGGTAGTTTAATGTCTGGAAGTGCTAGTGTATATAATGCAATCCaaaattcaaaaagaaaaaaatgtaacggattaaaaaataaaggatcGAGAAAAAAAACTGATGAAAACGTTACCTAA
- the LOC132925866 gene encoding uncharacterized protein LOC132925866, which produces MDKLELLPAQLDKCSEYIKSSIEYTDHEILLTKVQNTDIFDNLTCFPEKKDDTSDTTKDETRVTCVGIFESLLCDLNVCTDLLNKIKNVTVPNPIALLVERPFQPKLVKLPIDIDISESKQRQFCSNWYREYPYLEYSIFNDSAYCYICGLFPSGPNRAFADPVWSTTGIRHWHKMKSHGTKKPGKLEQHFTSNAHKSALSVYSNFVLHSNHIDNLLNKKHRENAIHFSKQKEYHKAVIRILFDVSSTLARQGLAFRGDGDEKNGNFYQIVLLISRHNSTMKTWLNDPSFRRYHSTYLSHDSQKEFIHLLGIETKNNIIEEVKEACMYSIMADTSPDLSHKDKLSVCLRYVNSKAEVCERLIAIDEIVDKAGKGLASKISDVLSQNSLDLNNIAFLSS; this is translated from the exons ATGGACAAATTAGAATTACTTCCTGCTCAGTTGGACAAATGTagtgaatatataaaatcatcTATTGAGTATACAgatcatgaaatattattaaccaaAGTGCAAAATActgatatttttgataatttaacgTGTTTTCCAGAAAAAAAAGACGATACGAGTGATACGACCAAAGATGAAACGCGGGTTACTTGTGTAGGAATTTTCGAGTCATTACTCTGTGATCTGAATGTCTGCACTGATctattgaacaaaattaaaaatgttacagtTCCTAATCCTATAGCTCTTTTAGTTGAAA GACCTTTTCAACCAAAATTGGTAAAACTCCCCATTGATATCGATATTTCTGAAAGTAAACAAAGACAATTTTGTTCAAATTGGTATAGGGAGTACCCATACTtagaatatagtatatttaacgaTTCggcatattgttatatttgtgGTTTATTTCCAAGTGGGCCTAATCGAGCATTTGCTGATCCTGTATGGTCAACAACTGGAATAAGACATTGGCATAAAATGAAATCTCACGGAACAAAAAAGCCAGGAAAGCTTGAACAACATTTTACTTCGAATGCTCATAAATCTGCATTAAGCGTCTATAGTAATTTTGTTTTGCATTCTAACCACATAgacaatttgttaaataaaaaacaccGAGAAAAcgctatacatttttcaaagcaAAAAGAATATCATAAGGCTgtaataagaattttatttgACGTATCGAGTACACTAGCTAGACAAGGATTAGCTTTTAGAGGCGATGGTGAcgaaaaaaatggaaatttctATCAGATTGTTTTGCTCATCTCACGCCACAATTCGACTATGAAAACATGGTTAAATGACCCTTCTTTTCGACGATACCACTCGACCTATCTAAGTCATGACTCTCAGAaagaatttatacatttattaggtatagaaacaaaaaataacataatagaaGAAGTTAAAGAAGCTTGCATGTATTCAATCATGGCTGATACGTCGCCTGATTTATcacataaagataaattaagTGTCTGCTTACGTTATGTTAACTCGAAAGCTGAAGTTTGTGAACGTTTGATTGCTATTGATGAAATTGTCGATAAAGCCGGAAAAGGTTTAGCAAGTAAAATTTCTGATGTTTTGTCCCAAAATTCACttgatttgaataatattgcGTTCCTGTCATCATAA
- the LOC132925863 gene encoding uncharacterized protein LOC132925863, which produces YSLTMKRKVITKYQRMNTSGTGMIEIERFKKCSKTFIIKNSKKYTDYKSFFSYISDKLISKLKKSCLNTSIKFNIHVDTVYERPVTHDIQDMAFKTSNILACSSSDFTILLNRMFNKILTEESEFIAKGSGWSLVSIDGLQLRINLVNPLKGSSYIDLPIFIKKKKAIINVRNKDEYCFKYSILSKYDKRSNKSRFNQTYFNILEKKSGLNFKCIDFPTPIKQIKKFERLNNVSVNIYSLNNKSNIFPLCISKIERKNHFDLFLYNNDKTLHYCYIKDFSRFIRSQKTKNCSKLIICKRCFTIFGNKPCKSKLWGEEGLIKHKQMCDKNELGRPIMFEEGKDDEFIYFKSYKKTNRIPFVDYDSITEKLLHQFKIPTKIIMYRGKDAAKKFMENMIDIGKKINDVYEINIPMTTLTETEEKQFQRAEVRDHCHFTGKYRQCLCLKCNFVITNPSFVPIFFHNLSYDSHFIIRELGCDNNDIHVILNSSEKYISFSKEIAPRFSIKFVDTFRFMASSLSELAENLSEDKSRFRETLKIFSNKKLDLVTRKGVFPYEYIDSWSKLNETRLPPKSVFYNSLKDEEINDDDYSHAKKIWRVFDLKTLGEYSDLYLKTDVSILTDVFENFRDLCLSTLKLDPAHYMTAPGFAFDCMLKYTKVKLERLKDFNMLLYFENSIRGGITQSTKRYAKANIPNIKGLNYNPNKPITWLTYLDCVNLYGKSMLTELPFKDFEWVDDLDIDVTKIPNDSKPGYFKDEMGGKILKEFVSLRPKLYAYRTVDDIEVKKAKDFDWNEIACPLNQLAKGHP; this is translated from the exons tatagcctTACTATGAAAAGAaaagtaattacaaaatatcagcGTATGAATACGTCGGGAACCGGAATGATTGAAATCgagagatttaaaaaatgttcaaaaactttCATCATCAAGAACAGCAAGAAATATACAgactataaatcattttttagttatatttcagATAAGCTAATTTCTAAGTTgaaaaaatcatgtttaaatacatcgataaaatttaatatacatgttgACACTGTTTACGAACGTCCAGTAACCCATGATATTCAGGATATGGcttttaaaacttcaaacatTTTAGCATGTAGTTCAtctgattttactattttattgaacagaatgtttaataaaatattaactgagGAATCAGAATTTATTGCAAAAGGTTCAGGTTGGTCACTTGTATCAATAGATGGGTTAcaattaagaattaatttagtaaaccCTTTGAAAGGAAGTTCATATAttgatttacctatatttataaaaaaaaaaaaagccattataaatgttagaaataaagatgaatattgttttaaatattctatacttaGCAAATATGATAAACGTTCGAATAAATCACGATTTAACCAAACGTATTTCaatattctagaaaaaaaaagtggattaaattttaaatgtattgattttccgacaccaataaaacaaataaaaaaatttgaacgtCTAAACAATGtttcagttaatatttatagtttaaataataaaagtaatatttttcctttatgtataagtaaaatagaaagaaaaaatcattttgatctatttttatacaataacgataaaacattacattattgttatattaaagatTTCTCAAGATTTATTAGAAGtcagaaaactaaaaattgttctaagttaattatttgtaagagATGTTTTACAATTTTCGGGAATAAACCGTGTAAAAGTAAACTTTGGGGTGAAGAAGGATTGATTAAACATAAGCAAATGTGTGATAAGAATGAATTAGGAAGACCAATAATGTTTGAAGAAGGAAAAGATGatgaattcatatattttaaaagttataaaaaaaccaatagaataccgtttg TTGACTATGACAGTATAACAGAAAAGCTATTGcatcaatttaaaattccaacaaagataataatgtatagaggTAAAGATGCAGCAAAAAAGTTTATGGAAAATATGATCGATATTGGAAAAAAGATAAATgatgtatatgaaattaatataccaATGACTACATTGACTGAAACGgaagaaaaacaatttcagAGAGCGGAG gttAGAGATCACTGTCATTTTACTGGTAAATATAGACAATGTCTTTgtcttaaatgtaattttgtaataactaatcCATCAtttgttccaattttttttcataacttatcCTACGATAGTCATTTTATAATTCGAGAACTTGGttgtgataataatgatatccatGTTATTCTGAATTcatcagaaaaatatatatccttTAGCAAAGAAATTGCTCCCAGATTTAGTATAAAGTTTGTTGACACATTCCGTTTTATGGCCTCCTCATTAAGCGAACTTGCAGAAAATTTGTCCGAAGATAAATCAAGGTTTAGAGaaactctaaaaatattttctaataaaaaattagatttagtcaCACGAAAAGGGGTTTTTccttatgaatatattgatagttggagtaaattaaatgaaactcGTTTGCCTCCGAAATCTGTATTTTATAACTCTTTAAAAGATGAAGAAATTAATGATGATGATTATTCTCatgctaaaaaaatatggagagtatttgatttaaaaactttGGGTGAATATAGCGACCTTTACTTGAAAActgatgtaagtatattaacggatgtatttgaaaattttagagaTTTATGTTTATCTACTCTTAAACTAGATCCTGCTCATTATATGACTGCTCCAGGATTTGCTTTTGATTGTATGCTTAAATATACTAAGGTTAAATTAGAAAGATTAAAAGACTTTAACATGCTTTTGTATTTCGAAAATTCGATCCGAGGTGGAATAACTCAATCAACTAAAAGATATGCTAAAGCGAACATACCAAACATTAAAGGTTTGAACTATAATCCGAATAAACCAATTACATGGTTAACGTATCTCGATTGCGTGAATTTATATGGAAAGTCGATGTTAACTGAACTACCTTTTAAAGATTTTGAATGGGTTGATGACTTGGATATAGATGTTACAAAAATTCCAAACGATTCAAAA ccTGGTTATTTCAAAGATGAAATGggtggaaaaattttaaaagaatttgttTCATTAAGACCGAAATTATACGCTTACAGAACTGTGGACGACATTGAGGTAAAAAAAGCTAAAG ATTTTGATTGGAATGAGATTGCATGTCCATTAAATCAGCTTGCCAAAGGTCATCCTTAA
- the LOC132925865 gene encoding E3 SUMO-protein ligase ZBED1-like, with protein MESYISVTAHSITKNWKIVKYIITTELMDERHTSINLKDKLVDIMKEWEIDTKTICIVHDNAVNIKNAVTAMAPNIKSRTCFAHSLQLCVNKGLEENEIKQILITASSIVSHFKHSTVAIKALQVVQKKLKMPEKILIQSVKTRWNSIYAMVERLIESRQCISIVLNDRNFTTRSTAISLELSESKWELLEQLVKVLKPFDLVTKVMSSATTPTISTVHPILKSIAQHYLTPNESDLHKIKILKETLSQEFKARFFSQMHNFIMHRLNYEESSVNDSINQPSSMVSALDILFPQNDSGEDVNQQNELEKYLKENCINKNACPLTWLAENSKRYPMISKLAKKYLCIPSTSNPSKRAFSTAGNIITSKRNCLAGETVKWLIFLSHNAKL; from the exons ATGGAATCTTACATATCAGTTACTGCACATAGCATAACTAAAAACTGGAAAatagtcaaatatattattacaactgaATTAATGGATGAGCGGCATACCAGCATAAATTTAAAAGACAAATTAGTTGATATTATGAAGGAATGGGAAATTGATACAAAAACTATATGTATTGTGCATGACAATGCGGTAAATATTAAGAATGCCGTTACTGCAATGGCTCCAAACATTAAAAGTAGGACATGTTTCGCTCATTCATTACAGTTATGTGTCAACAAAGGCTTGgaagaaaatgaaataaaacaaatactaatTACTGCATCTTCAATCGTTTCACATTTCAAACACTCAACAGTAGCAATCAAAGCACTCCAAGTAgtacagaaaaaattaaaaatgccagaaaaaatattaattcaatctGTTAAAACTAGATGGAATtcgatttatgcaatggttgAACGACTTATTGAGTCTCGACAATGTATAAGCATAGTTTTAAATGATCGTAATTTCACTACTAGGTCAACAGCAATATCACTGGAACTCAGCGAAAGTAAATGGGAGCTATTGGAGCAGTTAGTAAAAGTGCTCAAGCCTTTCGATCTTGTTACTAAAGTCATGTCATCTGCAACAACTCCAACAATATCAACTGTACATCCTATTTTAAAAAGCATTGCCCAACACTATTTGACTCCCAACGAATCTGacctacataaaattaaaatattaaaagaaacatTGTCACAAGAGTTCAAAGCAAGATTTTTTAGTCAAATGCACA attttattatgCATCGATTAAATTATGAAGAGTCTTCAGTTAATGATTCTATTAATCAGCCAAGCTCCATGGTATCtgctttagatattttatttcccCAAAATGACAGTGGTGAAGATGTCAATCAACAAAATGagcttgaaaaatatttaaaagaaaattgtatCAACAAAAATGCTTGTCCATTAACATGGTTGGCTGAAAATAGCAAAAGATACCCAATGATTTCAAAACttgccaaaaaatatttatgtataccatCAACATCTAATCCGTCTAAAAGAGCTTTTTCCACTGCAGGAAACATTATAACTTCAAAAAGAAATTGTCTGGCTGGTGAAACAGTCAAATGGTTAATATTTCTTTCACATAatgctaaattataa
- the LOC132925869 gene encoding peroxynitrite isomerase THAP4-like: MATTNKHKGGSVCAVSTCVNYSGKLKQDGISNISFHRFPKNSTLQKEWILKCKRADNWNPSSSFICSAHFKDDEFIRDLQAELLGYAPKGRRLIPDVIPSLNLPGPCIQGNQVSHQLLIAVKEWKLNPPNR, encoded by the exons ATGGCTACAACCAATAAACATAAAGGTGGTTCTGTTTGTGCAGTTTCTACGTGTGTCAATTATTCTGGAAAATTAAAACAAGATGGAATATCTAATATATCTTTtcatag gtttCCAAAGAACTCGACTCTGCAGAAAGAATGGATTCTGAAATGTAAACGTGCTGACAATTGGAACCCTTCTTCTTCATTCATATGTTCTGCACATTTTAAGGATGACGAATTTATCCGTGATCTACAAGCCGAACTATTAGGATATGCTCCTAAAGGACGGAGATTAATACCTGATGTCATTCCCTCCTTAAACCTGCCTGGGCCTTGTATACAAGGAAATCAAGTTTCACATCAACTTCTAATCGCAGTAAAAGAATGGAAGCTAAATCCTCCAAACAG GTAA
- the LOC132926684 gene encoding uncharacterized protein LOC132926684 → MIEAQDRKTGTKPGGQKRVCEKKNNGKKSKKNVSYRDKIGKMMKDHKIALEVRNSMSIRQDDGILIVKAPADEKSTDYWTLSHYKTKNIEHVDSKDRWKHAECSMKLSITDQAKDQAISSELNELVQTLFDRFMKDSKKKITRI, encoded by the exons ATGATAGAAGCGCAAGATAGAAAAACTGGAACAAAACCGGGTGGTCAAAAGAGGGtatgtgagaaaaaaaataatggaaaaaaatcgaaaaaa aatgtttCTTATCGAGATAAAATTGGGAAAATGATGAAAGATCACAAAATTGCACTCGAAGTCAGAAATTCAATGAGCATTCGGCAAGACGATGGGATTTTAATTGTAAAGGCACCTGCTGACGAAAAATCGACTGACTATTGGACGTTGTcgcattataaaacaaaaaacattgagCATGTTGATTCTAAGGACag atGGAAACATGCTGAGTGTTCGATGAAACTTTCAATAACCGATCAGGCAAAGGACCAAGCCATATCGAGTGAACTAAATGAATTGGTTCAAACACTTTTCGACCGATTTATGAAggattcaaagaaaaaaattacacgtatttga
- the LOC132925867 gene encoding E3 ubiquitin-protein ligase MARCHF3-like, whose product MSEAIKFVGTLNIENQDSYSSTRENELSSSINEKVPIEASGNEIRTDNLVPTSSGFNDSEIPTPNLCRICLQSDLDESNKCISPCFCRGSISKVHKTCLEKWLLQASSTVCEICTFVYKTRRVTKYSLLGSIKAWFFSSESIEEIKELFYDGCVLVITLPFISLFSYIGFSITEHIFNTDVQVIKIQ is encoded by the exons ATGTCAGAAGctata aaatttgTAGGTACTctcaatattgaaaatcaagatTCGTACTCTAGCACTAGAGAAAATGAATTAAGTTCATCAATTAATGAAAAAGTTCCTATTGAAGCTTCGGGAAATGAAATAAGAACAGATAATTTGGTACCTACATCATCTGGATTCAATGACTCTGAAATTCCAA CACCCAATCTTTGTAGAATATGTTTACAGTCTGATTTGGATGAATCAAATAAATGCATCTCTCCTTGCTTTTGTCGTGGGAGTATATCTAAGGTGCATAAAACATGTTTAGAAAAATGGCTCCTTCAAGCCAGCTCTACTGTTTGTGAAAtttgtacatttgtatataaaaccAGACGGGTCACAaa atattcatTACTAGGATCAATTAAAGCATGGTTTTTCAGTAGTGAAAGCATAGAAgaaattaaagaattattttatgacGGATGTGTGTTGGTTATTACATTACCATTTATATCCTTATTTTCGTACATAGGATTTTCTATAACCGAGCATATTTTCAACACAGATGTAcaggtaataaaaatacagtaa